The following are encoded together in the Naumannella cuiyingiana genome:
- the cas4 gene encoding CRISPR-associated protein Cas4: MQIPDDWLRLSLLQHYAYCPTQASLILDGTWLDNHLTVEGDTAHERVDQPGFDQRRGVRVHHRVQLHSDALRIHGIADAIEEDVDGRLMPVEHKRGRGAGDLWPTTVQVVAQALCLAEMIGQPVPEAAIFVVRERRREYVDVATHSGRVIELVTEARRRLRVGAIPGVYERLRCKSCSLQNSCQPRGVQWR; this comes from the coding sequence ATGCAGATCCCGGACGATTGGCTCCGTCTCTCGCTGTTGCAGCACTACGCCTACTGCCCAACGCAGGCATCGCTCATCCTCGACGGCACCTGGCTGGACAATCACCTCACCGTCGAGGGCGACACAGCACACGAGCGGGTGGACCAACCTGGATTTGATCAGCGTCGCGGCGTGCGCGTGCATCATCGGGTGCAGTTGCACTCGGATGCGCTTCGGATCCACGGCATTGCAGATGCCATCGAAGAGGATGTGGACGGAAGGTTGATGCCAGTCGAACACAAGCGGGGACGAGGCGCCGGAGATCTGTGGCCCACAACGGTCCAGGTGGTTGCCCAAGCGCTGTGTTTGGCGGAGATGATCGGACAACCTGTTCCCGAGGCCGCGATCTTCGTGGTCCGCGAGAGACGGCGGGAGTACGTCGACGTTGCGACACATTCCGGCCGGGTGATCGAACTCGTCACTGAGGCGCGCCGGCGGCTTCGCGTTGGAGCTATCCCCGGGGTGTACGAGCGGCTGAGGTGCAAGTCGTGCAGCCTGCAGAACTCCTGCCAGCCCCGCGGGGTTCAGTGGCGATGA